Proteins co-encoded in one Pseudomonas fluorescens genomic window:
- a CDS encoding LysR substrate-binding domain-containing protein gives MNTNRDQFPLPEDLKVFLTVIRKNSFASAADELGYSPAYVSKRIAMLETTLSTKLLHRTTRRIALTDDGERVRIWAEKLLGDFDDFLGEMAQARHQPAGSLHICSSFGFGRNHVAPAISQLSRTCPKLDIRLDVFDRVVDLVGEGFDLEILVGDDLPGQHLARKLVSNRRVLCATPQYLERRGTPHSLEDLKDHDCLVLKERNNAFGIWELTKDGQQESVRVSGPLSSNSGEIVMEWALSGGGILLRSMWDVKPMLEQGRLVQVLADYTQSANVWAVYPTRLSESAKLRVCVEFLEEYFRDLSVQ, from the coding sequence ATGAACACGAATCGTGACCAGTTTCCCTTGCCCGAAGACCTCAAGGTATTCCTGACGGTCATCCGCAAGAACAGCTTTGCCAGCGCCGCCGACGAGTTGGGCTATTCGCCGGCCTACGTCAGCAAACGCATCGCGATGCTCGAAACCACGCTCTCGACAAAACTGTTGCACCGCACCACCCGGCGCATCGCGCTGACCGACGATGGCGAGCGGGTACGCATCTGGGCGGAAAAGCTGCTGGGGGATTTCGATGACTTTCTCGGCGAAATGGCCCAGGCCCGGCACCAGCCAGCCGGGTCGCTGCACATTTGCAGCAGCTTCGGCTTCGGTCGCAATCACGTCGCACCGGCGATCAGCCAGTTATCCCGGACTTGCCCGAAGCTCGATATTCGCCTGGACGTGTTCGACCGCGTGGTCGATCTGGTGGGCGAGGGCTTCGATCTGGAAATCCTTGTCGGCGATGATCTGCCGGGCCAGCACCTGGCGCGCAAACTGGTCAGTAATCGACGGGTGCTTTGCGCCACGCCGCAGTACCTTGAGCGCCGGGGGACGCCGCATTCGCTCGAGGATCTGAAAGACCATGATTGCCTGGTGCTGAAGGAACGCAACAATGCGTTCGGCATTTGGGAGCTCACCAAGGACGGGCAGCAGGAATCGGTGCGGGTCAGCGGCCCGTTGTCCTCCAACAGCGGCGAAATCGTGATGGAGTGGGCGCTCAGTGGCGGCGGGATTCTGTTGCGCTCGATGTGGGACGTCAAACCGATGCTCGAACAGGGGCGGTTGGTGCAGGTACTGGCGGATTACACCCAGAGCGCCAACGTCTGGGCGGTGTACCCGACGCGGCTCAGCGAGTCGGCCAAGTTGCGGGTGTGTGTAGAGTTTCTCGAAGAGTATTTTCGCGACTTGTCTGTTCAATGA
- the leuD gene encoding 3-isopropylmalate dehydratase small subunit, with product MQAFTTISGSAAPFLAANIDTDVIMPKQFLKGIDRQGLDRGLFFDLRFLASGEPNPGFVLNQPAWQDAAFLVTGPNFGCGSSREHAVWGLKQVGIRALIGTTFAGIFYDNCQRNGVLAIQLDAAQFKQVAEVISVQATAYIRVNLPEQTIELADGTLIGFEIDELRKQSLLLGLDAIGTTLQRTEQIRAFEARHLAENPWLG from the coding sequence ATGCAAGCGTTCACCACTATCAGCGGCAGCGCCGCGCCGTTTCTGGCGGCCAACATCGACACCGACGTGATCATGCCCAAGCAGTTCCTCAAGGGCATTGATCGTCAGGGGCTGGATCGGGGGTTGTTCTTCGATCTGCGCTTTCTGGCCTCGGGCGAGCCCAATCCCGGGTTCGTGCTCAATCAGCCCGCCTGGCAGGACGCAGCATTTCTGGTGACCGGCCCCAACTTCGGTTGCGGTTCCAGCCGTGAGCACGCAGTGTGGGGCCTGAAGCAGGTCGGAATCCGGGCGCTGATCGGCACCACGTTTGCCGGAATTTTCTACGACAACTGTCAGCGCAACGGCGTGTTGGCGATTCAGCTCGATGCCGCGCAGTTCAAACAGGTCGCCGAAGTCATCAGCGTTCAGGCGACCGCGTATATCCGCGTGAACCTGCCCGAGCAAACCATCGAACTGGCGGACGGAACACTGATCGGGTTCGAGATTGATGAGCTGCGCAAACAGTCACTGCTGCTGGGGCTGGACGCCATCGGCACGACGCTGCAACGGACCGAGCAGATTCGCGCCTTTGAAGCGCGTCATCTGGCGGAAAATCCCTGGTTGGGCTGA
- the leuC gene encoding 3-isopropylmalate dehydratase large subunit, giving the protein MPSPRTLYQKHIDSHTVCDLDDQGHVLLYIDRQVANEYTSPQAFSGLRDAGRKVWRPAATLAVVDHVNPTAPMRIATMPDAGGARQVSYFEENCRDFGIELFDVLDKRQGIEHVVAPEQGFILPGMVVAAGDSHTTTYGALGAFGFGIGTSEIEHLLATQTLVYKRLKTMRVTVNGKLGAGITSKDIIMALIERIGASGATGYAIEFTGPAISELSVEARMTICNMAVEAGARGAFMAPDDKVFAYLQLKPRAPKGELWALAVERWKGLHSDQGAVFDSEVSLDVSALEPMVTWGTSPDQASPVGGRVPDPASQPNPILRQGLQRALDYMGLTPGTPLSEVVISHAFIGSCTNARIEDLRDVARVVRGRHVAPHVRAMIVPGSTRVRDQAEDEGLAQIFRDAGFEWRQSGCSMCLAMNDDVLAPGDRCASSTNRNFEGRQGAGARTHLMSPAMVAAAAITGHLTDVRTFAPGV; this is encoded by the coding sequence ATGCCCAGCCCGAGAACGCTGTACCAGAAGCACATCGACAGTCACACCGTCTGCGATCTCGACGATCAGGGCCACGTGCTGCTCTACATCGACCGTCAGGTCGCCAACGAATACACCAGCCCCCAGGCCTTCAGCGGTTTGCGCGACGCCGGACGCAAGGTCTGGCGTCCGGCTGCGACGCTGGCGGTGGTCGATCATGTGAACCCCACGGCGCCGATGCGCATTGCGACCATGCCTGACGCCGGGGGCGCGCGTCAGGTGTCGTACTTCGAAGAAAACTGCCGCGACTTCGGCATCGAGCTGTTCGATGTGCTGGACAAACGCCAGGGCATCGAACACGTCGTAGCGCCGGAACAGGGGTTCATTCTGCCGGGCATGGTGGTCGCGGCCGGTGACAGCCACACCACCACTTACGGCGCACTGGGTGCCTTCGGTTTCGGCATTGGCACCTCGGAAATCGAACACCTGCTGGCGACGCAGACCCTGGTCTACAAGCGCCTGAAAACCATGCGGGTGACGGTGAACGGCAAGCTCGGTGCGGGCATCACGTCGAAAGACATCATCATGGCCCTGATCGAAAGAATCGGTGCTTCGGGAGCAACCGGTTATGCCATCGAATTCACCGGCCCGGCGATCAGCGAGCTCAGCGTCGAAGCGCGCATGACCATCTGCAACATGGCGGTGGAAGCCGGCGCCCGTGGGGCGTTCATGGCGCCGGACGACAAGGTTTTCGCCTATCTGCAACTCAAGCCACGTGCGCCGAAAGGCGAACTCTGGGCGCTGGCGGTCGAGCGCTGGAAAGGCCTGCACAGCGACCAGGGTGCGGTGTTCGACAGTGAAGTCAGCCTGGATGTCTCGGCTCTGGAACCGATGGTCACTTGGGGCACCAGCCCGGATCAGGCCTCCCCGGTCGGCGGACGAGTGCCGGACCCGGCCAGCCAGCCCAATCCGATTCTGCGTCAGGGCCTGCAACGCGCCCTCGATTACATGGGCCTGACACCCGGCACGCCGTTGAGCGAAGTGGTGATCAGCCACGCCTTCATTGGGTCCTGCACCAATGCGCGGATCGAAGACTTGCGAGATGTGGCGCGTGTGGTGCGCGGCAGACACGTGGCGCCCCACGTACGGGCGATGATCGTGCCCGGCTCGACGCGGGTTCGCGATCAGGCGGAAGACGAAGGGCTGGCGCAGATCTTTCGCGACGCCGGTTTCGAATGGCGGCAATCCGGCTGCTCGATGTGTCTGGCGATGAACGACGACGTCCTCGCGCCGGGGGATCGCTGCGCGTCCAGCACCAATCGCAACTTCGAAGGTCGTCAGGGCGCGGGGGCGCGCACCCACCTGATGAGCCCGGCAATGGTCGCCGCAGCCGCCATCACCGGCCACTTGACTGACGTGCGCACCTTCGCGCCGGGAGTTTGA
- a CDS encoding RidA family protein, whose amino-acid sequence MTDAQPKRDVVFPPGRHALYERNRYSPAVRSNGFLFVSGQVGSLEDGSPEPDLKQQVRLAFTNLNAILGAAGGSFDDVVDVTVFMVDPQSTFETIWEVVPEFWGEAPHPTITAVGVTWLYGFQFEIKVIAKVPEETQAKI is encoded by the coding sequence ATGACTGATGCCCAGCCAAAACGCGACGTGGTTTTCCCGCCCGGACGCCATGCGCTTTACGAGCGCAATCGTTATTCCCCGGCGGTTCGTTCCAACGGTTTTCTGTTTGTCTCAGGCCAGGTCGGCAGCCTCGAGGACGGCTCACCGGAACCGGATCTGAAACAACAGGTGCGCCTGGCCTTCACCAACCTCAATGCGATTCTCGGCGCAGCCGGCGGTAGCTTCGATGACGTGGTGGACGTGACCGTGTTCATGGTCGACCCGCAATCGACCTTCGAAACCATCTGGGAAGTGGTGCCGGAGTTCTGGGGCGAGGCGCCGCATCCGACCATTACGGCGGTCGGCGTGACGTGGCTGTATGGGTTTCAGTTCGAGATCAAGGTGATTGCCAAAGTGCCGGAGGAAACGCAGGCGAAAATCTGA
- a CDS encoding LysR family transcriptional regulator, translated as MDRFDAMQAFARVVEAGSFTKAAETLHMSKTTVTQLIQQLEARLRVKLLNRTTRKVNVTADGAAYYERVIKLLADMDDAETSLPGAAAQPKGRLRVDVPSPLANLILVPALPEFYARYPQIQIDMGVSDRIVDIIDENVDCVVRGGELRDQSLMARKVADLQLGVYAAPSYLARSGTPAHPRELEDSHHRVVGFLWARTGKPVPYALHNEHEDLQIKGRHVLAVDDGNAYLAAGLAGLGVLWLPKYMSRAREANGELVPLFEDWCLDPMPLYVAYPPNRHISRKLRVFIDWIAEVMARHAPVMDRSGSPATTR; from the coding sequence ATGGACCGTTTTGACGCGATGCAAGCCTTCGCCCGGGTGGTGGAGGCGGGCAGTTTCACCAAGGCCGCCGAGACCCTGCACATGAGCAAGACCACCGTGACCCAGCTCATCCAGCAACTGGAGGCACGGCTGCGAGTGAAGTTGCTCAACCGCACCACGCGCAAGGTCAACGTCACGGCGGACGGCGCGGCCTATTACGAGCGGGTGATCAAGTTGCTGGCGGACATGGACGATGCCGAGACCAGTCTTCCCGGCGCGGCAGCGCAGCCCAAGGGCCGCTTGCGGGTCGATGTGCCTAGCCCTTTGGCCAATCTGATTCTGGTGCCGGCGCTGCCGGAGTTCTACGCACGTTATCCGCAGATCCAGATCGACATGGGCGTCAGCGATCGGATCGTCGACATCATTGATGAAAACGTCGATTGCGTGGTGCGCGGGGGCGAGCTGCGGGATCAGTCACTGATGGCCCGGAAGGTGGCGGATCTTCAGCTCGGCGTGTATGCCGCGCCGAGCTATCTGGCCCGTTCCGGCACCCCGGCGCACCCCCGTGAGCTGGAAGATTCCCATCACCGGGTAGTCGGTTTCCTCTGGGCGCGCACCGGCAAACCGGTGCCGTACGCCCTGCACAACGAACACGAAGACTTGCAGATCAAGGGCCGCCACGTGCTGGCGGTGGATGACGGCAATGCTTACCTGGCGGCGGGCCTCGCGGGGCTGGGCGTGTTGTGGTTGCCCAAGTACATGTCCAGGGCCCGAGAGGCCAACGGGGAGCTGGTGCCGCTGTTCGAAGACTGGTGCCTCGATCCGATGCCGCTTTACGTCGCGTACCCGCCGAACCGCCACATCAGCCGCAAGTTGCGGGTGTTCATCGACTGGATCGCCGAGGTGATGGCCCGCCACGCACCGGTCATGGATCGCTCAGGTTCGCCAGCAACCACTCGATAA
- a CDS encoding glutathione S-transferase family protein has protein sequence MDLTLYYHPLSSYCHKALIALYEHGVAFEKRLIDLSSEAERAELQALWPLVKFPVLRDHARQRTVPESSVIIEYLDHQPGQSKRLIPEDWETALDVRLWDRFCDHYVMTPMQQIVADRIQSAQGDLSSQRAMLATAYGMLEQQLADREWIASADFSLADCSAAPALFYASTLVPFAADHPRLSDYFERLVQRPSFNRVIEEAKPWFDFYPFAEALPQRFR, from the coding sequence ATGGACTTGACCCTCTATTACCACCCGTTGTCGTCCTACTGCCACAAAGCGCTGATCGCCCTCTACGAACACGGCGTCGCCTTCGAAAAACGCTTGATCGACCTCTCCAGCGAAGCCGAACGGGCCGAGCTGCAGGCGTTGTGGCCGCTGGTCAAATTCCCGGTGCTGCGTGATCACGCCCGCCAGCGCACAGTGCCGGAGTCGAGCGTGATCATCGAGTACCTGGATCATCAACCGGGACAGTCAAAGCGACTGATTCCCGAAGACTGGGAGACCGCGCTGGACGTGCGTCTGTGGGACCGCTTCTGCGACCATTACGTGATGACGCCGATGCAGCAGATCGTCGCCGACCGCATCCAGTCCGCCCAGGGCGACCTGAGCAGTCAGCGGGCAATGCTGGCCACGGCGTACGGCATGCTCGAACAACAACTGGCCGACCGCGAATGGATCGCCAGCGCGGATTTCAGCCTGGCCGATTGTTCCGCCGCACCGGCCCTGTTCTACGCCAGCACGCTGGTGCCGTTTGCCGCCGACCACCCTCGCCTGAGCGACTATTTCGAGCGGCTGGTTCAGCGTCCGTCGTTCAATCGGGTCATCGAAGAAGCCAAACCGTGGTTTGACTTCTATCCCTTTGCCGAAGCCCTGCCTCAACGTTTCCGCTGA
- a CDS encoding RidA family protein — protein MPDREIIIPESMKPIVERAGYAPAVLVGNTLYCAGQVGRTADLKVIEDPEQQFIRAWENLDEVLKAGGCSFDDVVEMTTYHVDMSRHMPVFREVKNRVFPKGFCAWTCVGVSELAHPGLLVEIKCVAVRRRAIPE, from the coding sequence ATGCCCGATCGCGAAATCATCATCCCCGAATCCATGAAACCCATCGTCGAACGCGCCGGTTACGCCCCGGCGGTTCTGGTCGGCAATACGCTTTACTGCGCCGGTCAGGTGGGCCGGACAGCTGATTTGAAAGTCATCGAGGACCCCGAGCAGCAATTCATCCGCGCCTGGGAAAACCTCGACGAGGTGTTGAAGGCTGGCGGTTGCAGCTTCGACGATGTAGTGGAGATGACCACCTATCACGTCGACATGAGCCGGCACATGCCAGTGTTTCGCGAGGTGAAGAATCGCGTTTTCCCCAAAGGCTTCTGCGCCTGGACCTGCGTCGGCGTCAGCGAACTGGCCCATCCGGGGCTGCTGGTGGAAATCAAATGCGTGGCCGTGCGCAGGCGGGCTATACCTGAGTAA
- a CDS encoding PaaI family thioesterase — translation MSPLDTSLQDSAAPDGVCFGCGSSNPHGLHIKSFWHEDGVHVMAEHVPEAKYCGWPELVYGGLIAMLVDCHSNWTAMAYHYRAEGREAESLPRINCVTGNLGIKFIKPTPMGVPLTLKAKVEGEVGRKSRVICEVYAGDVLTAVGDSVFVRVDTEQLAAAAHGR, via the coding sequence ATGTCCCCTCTCGACACCTCCCTGCAAGACTCCGCCGCCCCCGACGGCGTCTGCTTCGGCTGCGGCAGCAGCAACCCGCACGGCTTGCACATCAAGAGTTTCTGGCATGAGGACGGCGTGCACGTCATGGCCGAGCACGTGCCCGAAGCCAAATACTGCGGCTGGCCGGAGCTGGTCTACGGCGGCCTGATCGCGATGCTGGTGGATTGCCATTCCAACTGGACCGCAATGGCTTATCACTACCGCGCCGAAGGGCGCGAAGCCGAGAGCTTGCCGCGCATCAACTGCGTCACCGGCAACCTCGGCATCAAATTCATCAAGCCGACGCCGATGGGCGTACCGCTGACGTTGAAGGCAAAAGTCGAGGGTGAAGTCGGGCGCAAGAGCCGGGTGATCTGCGAGGTGTACGCCGGGGATGTGCTGACGGCGGTGGGTGACTCAGTGTTCGTTCGGGTGGATACCGAGCAGTTGGCGGCGGCCGCGCACGGTCGCTGA
- a CDS encoding FecR/PupR family sigma factor regulator gives MNLQSPQDADDEILNQAAHWCLRLQDETCTPDERQAFQQWIQSSPRHAFEYAKMLEVWELSDQLPDEHDASKKRKATSLPCSFEEFQRNLAQRN, from the coding sequence ATGAACCTCCAAAGCCCTCAAGACGCCGACGATGAAATCCTCAATCAGGCGGCGCACTGGTGCCTGCGCCTGCAAGACGAAACCTGTACACCTGACGAGCGCCAGGCCTTCCAGCAATGGATTCAGAGCAGCCCGCGCCATGCCTTCGAGTACGCAAAGATGCTTGAGGTCTGGGAGTTGAGCGATCAATTGCCCGACGAGCACGACGCATCGAAAAAACGCAAAGCCACGAGCCTGCCCTGCAGCTTTGAAGAGTTTCAACGCAATCTGGCGCAGCGCAATTAG
- a CDS encoding ATP-binding protein — protein MNSIRARILLPVLILVLLGDVLISWAVLRYSHHEVEEIYDAQLAQSARLLQAVLAQRAPGDNDWERLHQAFDEAMSRVGDGEAAHPYETRLTFQVWRNDGQLLMRSAEAPILDAPPATLGAHDLLENGRDWCAFLLKDPRQDLLIWVGERDDIRQDLITRIVGHTLWPSLIGVPLLTILIWLAIGWGLQPLRAMARSIRGRDTDTLKPLHLSPLPQDLEPMQTALNRLLQQIDNLLARERRFIADAAHELRTPLAILRIHAQNAQLAGTAQQREEALEFLVSAVDRATRIASQLLTMARIEPRLASPENTHVELTALVREELAELTPLALEKDVDLILDSDHHCPVDTDPVALAIALQNLVTNALNFAPRGSEVRIQVQPQACGSVSISVEDAGPGIDEQQYARLFERFYSEGHANGAGLGLAIVQMIVSKIGSTLQLYNRPEGGLCAELRIPAGSTEPAPGI, from the coding sequence ATGAACTCGATACGCGCACGGATTCTGCTACCGGTGCTGATTCTGGTATTGCTCGGCGATGTGCTGATCAGTTGGGCGGTGTTGCGCTACAGCCATCATGAGGTCGAAGAAATCTACGACGCCCAATTGGCGCAGAGTGCGCGTTTGCTGCAAGCCGTGCTCGCGCAACGCGCACCCGGTGACAACGATTGGGAGCGTCTGCACCAGGCCTTCGATGAAGCAATGAGTCGGGTCGGCGATGGCGAGGCGGCGCATCCCTACGAGACGCGGCTGACCTTTCAGGTCTGGCGCAATGACGGCCAGTTACTGATGCGCTCGGCCGAAGCCCCGATTCTGGATGCACCACCCGCCACCCTCGGCGCCCATGACTTGTTGGAGAACGGCCGCGACTGGTGCGCCTTTCTGCTCAAGGACCCGCGACAGGACTTGTTGATCTGGGTCGGCGAACGCGACGACATCCGCCAGGACCTGATCACCCGCATCGTCGGCCATACCCTGTGGCCGAGCCTGATCGGCGTGCCGCTGCTGACTATCCTGATCTGGCTGGCCATCGGCTGGGGCTTGCAGCCGTTGCGCGCCATGGCCCGGTCGATTCGCGGCCGCGACACCGACACCCTGAAACCGCTGCACCTGAGCCCCCTGCCCCAGGACCTGGAGCCGATGCAGACTGCGCTCAACCGCTTGCTGCAACAGATCGACAACCTGCTGGCCCGGGAGCGACGCTTTATCGCCGACGCCGCTCACGAGCTGCGTACGCCACTGGCGATCCTGCGGATTCATGCACAGAACGCGCAGTTGGCGGGCACCGCGCAACAACGCGAAGAAGCACTGGAGTTTTTGGTCAGTGCCGTGGACCGCGCCACGCGCATCGCCAGCCAATTGCTGACCATGGCGCGCATCGAACCGCGTCTGGCATCCCCGGAGAACACCCATGTCGAACTGACCGCCCTGGTGCGCGAGGAACTGGCTGAACTGACACCGCTGGCCCTGGAAAAAGACGTCGACCTGATCCTCGACAGCGACCATCACTGCCCGGTCGATACCGATCCGGTGGCGTTGGCCATCGCTCTGCAAAATCTGGTAACCAATGCGCTGAACTTCGCCCCGCGCGGCAGCGAGGTGCGGATTCAGGTGCAGCCACAGGCCTGCGGTTCAGTGTCGATCAGCGTCGAAGATGCCGGCCCTGGCATCGATGAGCAGCAATATGCGCGGTTGTTCGAACGTTTCTACAGCGAGGGCCACGCCAATGGCGCGGGTCTGGGGCTGGCCATCGTGCAGATGATCGTCAGCAAGATCGGCAGCACCTTGCAGCTGTACAACCGGCCTGAAGGCGGGTTGTGCGCCGAGCTGCGAATCCCTGCAGGATCAACCGAACCTGCGCCGGGCATTTAA
- a CDS encoding response regulator codes for MRLLLVEDDRALGQGIRVALSNEGYTLDWLQDGVSALHALRSESFDLLLLDLGLPRLDGLTLLQQLRATQHDLPVLILTARDGTAERIAGLDAGADDYLVKPFDVDELKARIRALLRRSQGRAQPVLEHAGVCLDPSSQQVTWQGSTVVVTPMEYQLLHQLMARPGKVVTRERLSRTLYGWQERVESNTLEVLIHNLRKKLSTELIRTVRGVGYVVELKP; via the coding sequence ATGCGCCTACTTCTGGTTGAAGATGACCGTGCCCTCGGTCAGGGCATCCGCGTCGCCCTGAGCAACGAGGGTTACACCCTTGACTGGCTGCAGGACGGCGTCAGTGCGCTGCACGCGTTGCGCAGCGAAAGCTTCGATCTGTTGTTGCTCGACCTCGGCCTGCCAAGGCTCGACGGGCTGACGCTGCTGCAACAATTGCGGGCCACGCAACATGATTTGCCGGTGCTGATCCTCACCGCCCGCGACGGCACCGCCGAACGCATCGCCGGGCTGGATGCCGGCGCCGACGACTATCTGGTCAAGCCATTCGATGTCGACGAACTCAAGGCGCGTATCCGCGCTTTGCTGCGACGCAGTCAGGGGCGTGCGCAACCGGTGCTGGAACACGCCGGCGTCTGCCTCGACCCGAGCAGCCAGCAAGTCACCTGGCAAGGCAGCACGGTGGTGGTCACACCGATGGAATATCAGCTGTTGCACCAACTGATGGCCCGTCCCGGCAAGGTTGTTACCCGCGAACGCCTGTCGCGCACGCTGTACGGCTGGCAGGAACGGGTCGAAAGCAACACGCTGGAAGTGCTGATCCATAACCTGCGCAAGAAACTTTCGACCGAACTGATCCGCACCGTGCGCGGCGTGGGTTACGTCGTGGAGCTCAAGCCATGA
- a CDS encoding PepSY domain-containing protein: MRKLVLLSLIVASPLAVAGPQCTTAERSQWQDQKAFQEQLKSQGYEISKFKVTDGNCYEIYGFDKDKRKVEIYHDPVSGKAVKTEIKG, encoded by the coding sequence ATGCGCAAACTTGTGCTGTTGTCCCTGATTGTCGCCAGCCCCCTGGCCGTCGCCGGCCCGCAATGCACCACGGCCGAACGTTCGCAGTGGCAGGACCAGAAAGCGTTTCAGGAACAGCTGAAATCCCAGGGGTATGAAATCAGCAAGTTCAAGGTCACCGACGGCAACTGCTACGAGATCTACGGCTTCGACAAGGACAAACGCAAGGTCGAGATCTACCACGACCCGGTCAGCGGCAAAGCGGTGAAAACCGAGATCAAGGGCTGA
- a CDS encoding cytochrome b/b6 domain-containing protein — protein sequence MPRESLRLWDPVVRVFHLSIAGVFAANYFFNEAGDDWHVWLGYYAMGWLLVRLVWGFVGPRSARWSDFWPTPSRLAAHARSLIAGRPEHRLGHSPIGALVMLAMLLAMLTVGVSGWAMEEIDVLWGADWPLQVHETAADVLLALVIVHIAAALFESVQVRDNLPLSMLTGRRRRLPDDPGP from the coding sequence ATGCCACGCGAGTCCCTGCGCCTCTGGGACCCGGTGGTACGGGTGTTTCACCTGTCCATCGCCGGGGTCTTTGCCGCCAACTACTTCTTCAATGAGGCCGGCGACGACTGGCATGTCTGGCTCGGTTATTACGCCATGGGCTGGCTGTTGGTGCGTCTGGTGTGGGGATTCGTCGGGCCGCGCAGTGCGCGTTGGTCGGACTTCTGGCCGACGCCGTCACGGCTCGCGGCCCATGCCCGGTCGCTGATCGCCGGGCGCCCCGAACATCGTCTCGGGCATTCGCCGATCGGCGCGCTGGTGATGCTTGCGATGCTGCTGGCGATGCTGACTGTCGGCGTCAGTGGCTGGGCCATGGAAGAAATCGACGTCCTGTGGGGCGCCGACTGGCCGCTGCAAGTCCACGAAACGGCCGCCGATGTTTTGCTGGCGCTGGTCATCGTGCACATCGCGGCCGCGCTGTTTGAAAGTGTTCAGGTGCGCGACAACCTGCCGTTGTCGATGCTCACCGGACGCCGGCGTCGCTTGCCGGACGATCCGGGCCCGTGA
- a CDS encoding sialidase family protein, whose translation MRALSFRLRFVVAALVVSLIFIAAWRSHPEHVLAPFAVETPVAQASANPAEPMYSSRFVSSELDDFVHSSSVTALPGGDLMAVWFAGSREGAADVQIRTARFNAKTAEWGAEQVLATRESTVAGTQRYIRKLGNPVIALAPDQRLWMFYVSVSVGGWATSAINVMVSDDLGRNWTAPRQLITSPFFNISTLVRAAPVFHADGSIGLPVYHEFMGKFAEYLYLSADGAVIDKFRISRGKHSLQPTIVPQDERRAVAMLRYAGETHHKVLASRTEDAGQTWSEPYPLEPANPNSSLAAVGTADDGLLVALNDLRDGRFKLSLYGTDANLNDWRNVIELDQSPDPLGQPFSPEAYKAIIGEGFRASSGAQRLPLEQRFLSNLDYRVCKPEGCEFEYEYPYFSRGSDGLYHLVYSWNNTFIKHVSFNDAWLAERL comes from the coding sequence ATGCGTGCCTTGTCCTTTCGTTTGAGATTCGTTGTCGCCGCGCTCGTCGTGAGCCTGATTTTTATCGCCGCGTGGCGCAGTCACCCTGAGCACGTGCTGGCGCCGTTCGCGGTTGAAACGCCTGTCGCCCAGGCTTCGGCAAATCCGGCCGAGCCGATGTACAGCAGCCGTTTCGTGTCCTCGGAACTGGATGATTTCGTGCACTCGTCTTCGGTCACCGCGCTGCCCGGCGGCGACTTGATGGCCGTGTGGTTTGCCGGCTCCCGGGAGGGCGCCGCCGATGTGCAGATCCGCACCGCGCGCTTCAACGCCAAGACCGCAGAGTGGGGCGCCGAACAGGTGCTGGCCACTCGCGAATCCACCGTCGCCGGCACCCAGCGCTATATCCGCAAGCTTGGCAACCCGGTGATCGCCCTGGCGCCTGACCAGCGCTTGTGGATGTTCTACGTGTCGGTGTCCGTCGGCGGCTGGGCTACCAGCGCGATCAACGTGATGGTCTCCGATGACCTGGGGCGCAACTGGACGGCGCCGCGACAGCTGATCACCTCGCCGTTCTTCAACATCAGCACCCTGGTGCGCGCCGCGCCGGTGTTCCATGCCGACGGCTCGATTGGCCTGCCGGTGTATCACGAGTTCATGGGCAAGTTCGCCGAGTACCTGTACCTGAGTGCGGATGGCGCGGTGATCGACAAATTCCGCATCAGTCGCGGCAAGCATTCGCTGCAACCGACCATCGTGCCGCAGGACGAACGCCGCGCCGTGGCGATGCTGCGTTATGCCGGTGAAACCCATCACAAGGTGCTGGCCAGCCGTACCGAAGACGCCGGGCAGACCTGGAGCGAGCCGTATCCGCTGGAACCGGCCAACCCCAACTCGTCGCTGGCGGCGGTGGGCACCGCCGATGACGGTTTGCTGGTGGCGCTCAATGACCTGCGTGACGGTCGCTTCAAGCTCAGCCTGTACGGCACCGATGCGAATCTCAACGACTGGCGCAACGTGATCGAACTCGACCAGTCCCCCGATCCCCTCGGCCAGCCGTTTTCGCCCGAGGCCTACAAGGCAATCATCGGCGAAGGCTTTCGGGCATCGAGCGGGGCGCAGCGTCTGCCGCTGGAGCAACGCTTTCTGAGCAACCTCGACTACCGCGTGTGCAAACCCGAAGGCTGTGAGTTCGAGTACGAATACCCGTACTTCAGTCGTGGCAGCGATGGCCTCTATCACCTGGTGTATTCCTGGAACAACACCTTCATCAAACATGTCAGCTTCAACGATGCCTGGCTGGCGGAGCGCCTGTGA